A single window of Castor canadensis chromosome 3, mCasCan1.hap1v2, whole genome shotgun sequence DNA harbors:
- the Cinp gene encoding cyclin-dependent kinase 2-interacting protein isoform X1 codes for MEAKTLGIATPRKPVLSVSARKIKDNAADWHNLILKWECLSDAGFTTASSIANLKISLLSKDKIELENNRPASNENDEKTYPEYDTELETLCEELQATLDGLSKIQVKMEKLSSTTKGICELENYHYGEESKQPPLFHTWPTTHFYEVSCQLSNMYRKELLLKRTVGAELAHAVDRNLILSYLSMWLHQPYIESDSKLHLESMLLETGHRPL; via the exons ATGGAAG CAAAAACTCTTGGAATTGCAACACCCAGAAAACCTGTCTTGTCTGTCAGTGCAAGAAAAATTAAGGACAATGCAGCTGACTGGCATAATTTAATCCTGAAATGGGAATGCCTCAGTGATGCAGGTTTTACTACTGCAAGCAGCATTGCGAATCTGAAAATCAGCTTACT GAGTAAAGACAAGATAGAATTAGAGAACAACAGGCCAGCTTCCAATGAAAATGACGAAAAGACATACCCAGAATATGACACAGAACTTGAGACACTATGTGAGGAACTTCAGGCCACCTTGGATGGTTTG tCTAAAATACAGGTGAAAATGGAGAAGCTGTCTTCAACTACCAAGGGAATTTGTGAATTAGAAAATTACCATTATGGGGAGGAGAGTAAACAGCCCCCTCTGTTTCACACGTGGCCCACCACCCATTTTT ACGAGGTTTCCTGCCAGCTCTCTAACATGTACAGGAAGGAGCTCCTCCTGAAGCGCACCGTGGGTGCAGAGCTGGCGCACGCGGTGGATCGAAACCTCATCCTGAGCTACCTGTCCATGTGGCTGCACCAGCCCTACATAGAGAGTGACAGCAAGCTGCACCTGGAGAGCATGCTGCTGGAAACAGGCCACCGGCCATTGTGA
- the Cinp gene encoding cyclin-dependent kinase 2-interacting protein isoform X2, whose protein sequence is MKTKTLGIATPRKPVLSVSARKIKDNAADWHNLILKWECLSDAGFTTASSIANLKISLLSKDKIELENNRPASNENDEKTYPEYDTELETLCEELQATLDGLSKIQVKMEKLSSTTKGICELENYHYGEESKQPPLFHTWPTTHFYEVSCQLSNMYRKELLLKRTVGAELAHAVDRNLILSYLSMWLHQPYIESDSKLHLESMLLETGHRPL, encoded by the exons ATGAAAA CAAAAACTCTTGGAATTGCAACACCCAGAAAACCTGTCTTGTCTGTCAGTGCAAGAAAAATTAAGGACAATGCAGCTGACTGGCATAATTTAATCCTGAAATGGGAATGCCTCAGTGATGCAGGTTTTACTACTGCAAGCAGCATTGCGAATCTGAAAATCAGCTTACT GAGTAAAGACAAGATAGAATTAGAGAACAACAGGCCAGCTTCCAATGAAAATGACGAAAAGACATACCCAGAATATGACACAGAACTTGAGACACTATGTGAGGAACTTCAGGCCACCTTGGATGGTTTG tCTAAAATACAGGTGAAAATGGAGAAGCTGTCTTCAACTACCAAGGGAATTTGTGAATTAGAAAATTACCATTATGGGGAGGAGAGTAAACAGCCCCCTCTGTTTCACACGTGGCCCACCACCCATTTTT ACGAGGTTTCCTGCCAGCTCTCTAACATGTACAGGAAGGAGCTCCTCCTGAAGCGCACCGTGGGTGCAGAGCTGGCGCACGCGGTGGATCGAAACCTCATCCTGAGCTACCTGTCCATGTGGCTGCACCAGCCCTACATAGAGAGTGACAGCAAGCTGCACCTGGAGAGCATGCTGCTGGAAACAGGCCACCGGCCATTGTGA